One window of the Podospora pseudopauciseta strain CBS 411.78 chromosome 4, whole genome shotgun sequence genome contains the following:
- a CDS encoding hypothetical protein (EggNog:ENOG503P2W2; COG:O) codes for MLPPLPSLSQAALAFSFLASTIGTYFACRQPNPNPNPPTRSKSDSLTTCHITDKHATKIMLSPLGLLTLLSARLAYLYPALPPNQCRHLNPDLVTWSPSTAIPLALILCVGVPLRLASYASLGKNFTFALAEPDRLKTTGLYRYVQHPSYTGVVVLIFCNIALMARVDGVVSCWASERWYRWLRDLGWSLAPVGVSVVLGAVWTRVRQEEEMLRTKFGGEWEGWHSRTARCIKLVRSFALIRVN; via the coding sequence ATGCTCCCCCCactcccctctctctcccaagCAGCCCtcgccttttccttcctaGCCTCAACAATAGGCACATACTTCGCCTGCCGacaacccaaccccaaccccaaccccccaacccgcTCCAAATCCGACTCCCTCACAACCTGCCACATAACAGACAAACACGCCACCAAAATCATGctctcccccctcggcctcctaaccctcctctccgcccgCCTCGCCTACCTCTACCCTGccctcccaccaaaccaaTGCCGTCACCTTAACCCAGACCTGGTAACTTGGTCCCCCTCAACCGCCATCCCGTTAGCGCTCATCCTCTGCGTTGGAGTCCCCCTCCGCTTAGCATCATACGCCTCCCTAGGCAAAAACTTCACCTTTGCGCTTGCCGAGCCGGATAGGCTCAAAACAACAGGGCTGTACAGATATGTTCAGCACCCCAGTTACACCGGCGTGGTGGTTTTGATTTTTTGCAATATCGCGCTCATGGCGAGGGTGGACGGGGTGGTGAGCTGCTGGGCGTCGGAGAGGTGGTACAGGTGGTTGAGGGATTTGGGGTGGTCGTTGGCGCCGGTGGGGGTGTCGGTTGTGCTCGGGGCGGTTTGGACTAGGGTtaggcaggaggaggagatgttgAGAACAAagtttgggggggagtgggaggggtggcaTTCGAGGACGGCGAG
- a CDS encoding hypothetical protein (EggNog:ENOG503PFFA) yields MISRRSWEWDHRQTLLLYAYNELALELDLEEGLFSAYLHEDVDRYIPHPLLGALSLVIRRKDLSSKGLAACPAANIPVWIVRTGEEGEANLSTPILFDGLIKEEATQVPEANLCTIGKHAIRTTLSRALKFIFSLSARENAAFGQQPDPYLATQHPRRLPDWRTEYLTLAQDLKRELGGPGSTWVENITPDKLAAHWFAKEQKYIRDREEKLRKSLVELMEEKASGVVEWRWNKINPEDLEEVYRFSIGEEHIY; encoded by the exons ATGATTTCACGACGGTCATGGGAATGGGATCATCGTCAAACTTT ATTACTATACGCATACAACGAGCTGGCTCTCGAACTGGATCTGGAAGAGGGACTTTTCTCGGCCTACCTCCATGAGGATGTCGACCGCTacatccctcaccccctcctcggcgctctctctctcgtcatTCGAAGAAAAGACCTTAGCTCAAAAGGTCTCGCCGCCTGCCCCGCCGCCAACATCCCAGTCTGGATTGTGCGCacaggggaagaaggagaagccaaCCTAAGCACACCCATCCTCTTTGACGGCCTGATCAAGGAAGAAGCAACCCAAGTACCAGAAGCAAACCTCTGCACCATCGGCAAGCACGCCATCCGCACAACACTTTCCCGAGCCCTGAAGTTTATCTTCTCGCTCTCCGCCCGCGAAAACGCCGCCTTTGGCCAACAGCCAGACCCCTACCTCGCGactcaacaccctcgccgtCTTCCCGACTGGCGAACTGAATACCTCACCCTCGCTCAAGACCTCAAGCGAGAACTAGGCG gcCCGGGCTCAACCTGGGTGGAGAACATAACGCCAGACAAGCTCGCGGCTCACTGGTTCGCAAAAGAACAAAAGTACATCCGAGACCGCGAGGAGAAGCTGCGCAAGTCGTTGGTTGAATTGATGGAGGAAAAAGCCTCCGGGGTGGTGGAATGGAGGTGGAACAAAATCAACCCAGAGGATCTGGAGGAAGTTT ACAGATTCTCGATAGGGGAGGAGCATATTTATTGA